One window of Daphnia carinata strain CSIRO-1 chromosome 7, CSIRO_AGI_Dcar_HiC_V3, whole genome shotgun sequence genomic DNA carries:
- the LOC130686490 gene encoding neuropeptide F receptor-like yields MEDYQPLNDSFDDPHNLTAWIMQHMERTEGGLGGQLNHTTIRILVHNLTNLLLKHHSSGGPGGLINFNIDPDDEHYWSRVMENRRVGYGASCVLITLYSVLIMAGSLGNCLVIWAVIRQPTMRTLRNTFITNLAVSDLLLCLVTMPLTLLEIITKYWPLGDSAISCKMAGGLQAVSIFVSTMSITAISLDRYQLIVYPTTDYLKRIGAAAGLFSIWALSFLLAAPMFLFRSLDHHSLWPSHYGIGVESVDYCYENWPVAHGRALYSAATIVLQYAAPILIVSVVHAKICRRLRLRQSLMMSMGKDSKKQASEKQRLRRLNSLLVTIAFIFAVCWMPLNVYNLVLDLYNPFQKPEDQETMLIIYAVCHVLGMSSACANPWLYGWYNDNFRNEFRDIVSPLLRCFSRHCPALATSISVSRSSSRQKAVQRPDATVNGVNGGGVGGTGVFNGEDERSQIACTDDDDNLPHLINNIPMTSMQINQLTCEVEMTYSSCIQSTIQSSDML; encoded by the exons ATGGAGGATTATCAACCGTTGAACGATTCGTTTGACGACCCGCACAATCTGACGGCCTGGATCATGCAACATATGGAGCGAACGGAAGGCGGTCTTGGCGGCCAATTGAATCACACGACAATCCGAATTTTGGTGCACAATTTGACCAATTTATTGTTGAAACATCACAGTAGCGGTGGCCCAGGGGGTttaatcaatttcaatattgACCCGGACGACGAACATTATTGGTCCCGAGTGATGGAAAATAGGAGGGTAGGATACGGGGCCTCATGCGTTCTCATCACCCTTTACTCCGTCCTCATTATGGCCGGCTCTCTAGGCAACTGTCTCGTCATTTGGGCCGTCATCCGACAGCCCACGATGAGGACTCTGCGCAACACGTTCATCACCAATTTGGCCGTGTCAGATCTTTTGTTGTGCCTCGTGACCATGCCGTTGACTTTGCTAGAGATCATCACGAAGTACTGGCCGCTGGGCGATTCGGCCATTAGCTGCAAGATGGCCGGTGGATTACAGGCCGTCTCGATTTTCGTCTCGACCATGTCGATCACGGCCATCTCTCTCGACCGTTACCAGTTGATCGTGTATCCGACGACAGACTATTTGAAGCGGATAGGCGCCGCTGCCggccttttttctatttgggCACTGAGCTTTCTCCTAGCGGCACCTATGTTCCTATTCCGTTCACTGGACCATCACTCACTTTGGCCATCGCATTACGGAATAGGCGTCGAATCCGTTGACTACTGCTACGAAAATTGGCCAGTTGCACATGGCAGAGCTCTCTACTCAGCGGCCACGATTGTATTACAATATGCGGCGCCCATTCTCATCGTGTCCGTCGTTCACGCCAAAATATGCCGACGTCTACGTTTGCGACAATCGCTCATGATGTCAATGGGAAAAGATTCGAAGAAACAAGCGTCAGAGAAACAG cgactGAGACGGCTGAATTCTTTGCTCGTTACGATCGCTTTCATCTTCGCGGTTTGTTGGATGCCACTCAACGTTTATAACCTGGTGCTTGACCTGTACAACCCGTTCCAAAAGCCTGAAGATCAAGAGACCATGCTGATCATCTATGCCGTGTGCCACGTCCTGGGCATGTCTTCCGCCTGCGCCAATCCTTGGCTCTACGGCTGGTACAATGACAATTTCCGAAACGAGTTCCGTGATATCGTCAGTCCTTTACTGCGGTGTTTCAGCCGCCATTGTCCCGCGTTGGCCACCTCCATTTCCGTTTCCAGGTCGTCGTCCAGGCAAAAGGCTGTGCAGCGTCCTGACGCTACTGTTAACGGCGTGAATGGCGGTGGGGTAGGGGGAACAGGCGTCTTTAACGGAGAGGACGAACGTTCGCAGATTGCATGTACGGACGACGACGATAATTTGCCTCATCTGATCAACAACATCCCAATGACGTCGATGCAAATCAACCAATTGACCTGCGAAGTCGAAATGACGTACTCGTCTTGCATCCAGTCTACCATCCAATCCAGTGACATGCTCTGA
- the LOC130686544 gene encoding mediator of RNA polymerase II transcription subunit 10-like, which produces MSAPLENLENQLELFVENVRQVKIIVSDFQPQGQGVLNQKINSIVQGLQEIDKLKTQVTEVHVPLEVFEYIDEGRNPQLYTKDCMEKALNKNEQVKGKIDSYRKFRAHLLEELSQVFPNETMKYRTARGDDVNRIQ; this is translated from the exons ATGAGTGCCCCtctggaaaatttggaaaatcagttaGAACTTTTCGTGGAAAATGTAAGACAGGTCAAGATTATTGTAAGCGATTTCCAACCTCAAGGACAAGGTGTACTGAATCAGAAGAT AAATTCTATCGTGCAAGGCTTGCAGGAGATTGATAAACTGAAAACTCAGGTTACAGAAGTTCATGTACCACTGGAAGTTTTTGA gtacATTGATGAAGGAAGAAATCCACAGCTTTACACAAAAGATTGCATGGAAAAagcattaaacaaaaatgaacaggttaaaggaaaaattgaTTCCTACAGAAAATTTCGTGCTCACCTGCTGGAGGAACTCAGCCAAGTGTTTCCAAACGAGACTATGAAATATCGAACTGCTCGAGGAGATGATGTCAATAGAATCCAATAG